AAGCAAGTAAACAACAGCATGATTTGGAAAAATGAGGATGGATACGCACATAGGGGGCTGTACAAATTATATTCAGTGACGTCGAGGAGGTGAATGTTAACGATGCCTAAACAAAACAGAGGTATGGGCCAAGCGAACCAAGCTAGCCAAGCAGCAAACACTGCGACTGAATTCGCAAGTGAAACAAACGCAGCAGAGGTTCGTCGTCAGAACCAACAATCTGCACAGCGCGCTGCTTCCC
This genomic stretch from Brevibacillus brevis harbors:
- a CDS encoding gamma-type small acid-soluble spore protein gives rise to the protein MPKQNRGMGQANQASQAANTATEFASETNAAEVRRQNQQSAQRAASQGTATEFASETNVAEVRRQNQQSAAQQSSGQVTE